In the Calditerricola satsumensis genome, CTGCTCGGCATTTTGGCCGTCAACATGGCTCACTTCAGTTCGCCTGCGATCTTCTGGGCCATGGCCGGGATCGATCCGTGGGACCGCCCATGGGACGACGCGGCCCAGGGGCTGGTTCAGGTGTTGGCCGAGGGGAAGTTCTACCCCCTCTTTTCGCTTCTGTTCGGGGCCGGCATGGTGCGCTTTACCGAACGGGCGGCGGCGCGCGGCGGACCGCCCGGCCGACTGTTTGCCCGGCGGCTGGCCGTGCTGCTGGCCATCGGCGCGCTGCATGCCCTGTTCGTGTGGTCGGGGGACATCCTGCTGACGTACGCCCTGGTCGGCTTCCTCCTCCTCCTTCCGTTCCGCCGTCGGACGGCCAAGGCGGCACTGGCGCGGGGCATCGGCTGCATCGCCCTGGCCCTTTGCGTCTACGCCCTGCTTGTCGGGCCGATGATGGGGACAGAAAACCCGGCCCTCGTTCTCTGGGCCCGGGAGATGGCCGACCGGTCCCTTGCCGTGTACGGGTCGGGCTCGTACGCCGAGCAGTTGGAGATGCGCTTCATCGACCTCTCGCTGCAGTACAGCAATGCCGTCATCTATTTCCCCTTCATCCTGGGCATCTTTCTCCTCGGCGCCGCCGCGGCGAAGGTGCAGCTCATCGAGCGGCTGCCGGCCACCCGGCCGCTGGTGCGGCGCACGGGAACCGTGGGCCTGGTCGTGGGGCTGCCGCTTGCGGCGCTGGCCGCGTATGCCGATGCGCGGCTGACGCCTGGCGTGACGACGGCCTATGACCTGCTGGCCTTCCTCGGCTATGCCCTCGGCGGGCTGGCGTTGGCCCTCTGGTATGCCTCCGCCATCGTCCTGCTCGTGGAACGCCCGG is a window encoding:
- a CDS encoding DUF418 domain-containing protein, producing MDAQRRIGPMESRPAPVAPGERLLALDVLRGLALLGILAVNMAHFSSPAIFWAMAGIDPWDRPWDDAAQGLVQVLAEGKFYPLFSLLFGAGMVRFTERAAARGGPPGRLFARRLAVLLAIGALHALFVWSGDILLTYALVGFLLLLPFRRRTAKAALARGIGCIALALCVYALLVGPMMGTENPALVLWAREMADRSLAVYGSGSYAEQLEMRFIDLSLQYSNAVIYFPFILGIFLLGAAAAKVQLIERLPATRPLVRRTGTVGLVVGLPLAALAAYADARLTPGVTTAYDLLAFLGYALGGLALALWYASAIVLLVERPAWRRRLAPLAAAGRMALTNYLLQSLVCTTLFYSYGLGLYGRVGPAGGLLLTLAIFGGQLAFSAWWLRRFRFGPVEWLWRTLTYGRRQPLRDGRET